The Archocentrus centrarchus isolate MPI-CPG fArcCen1 chromosome 24, fArcCen1, whole genome shotgun sequence DNA segment ACACACACGTGGTGGCTGAAATGGAACGGACTGCATGATTTATAATTCTTTACATTTAAATCCTAATTTGACCTCACGAGGGACTACCAaagggccggatgtggcccggGGGCCGTACAATGCCCGTGTCTGGGCTAGAACAATTTGGTAAAAAGCCAAATGTTGCTGTAAACAGAAATGTCAAGTTTAAAGCTTGAGAAGCAGGTTTGTTGGGGCAGCCTCTGCACTTGACACAGTTTCTGTCAGATGAGGATAAAGGGCttaaagttttatcttctcTAGAGATATCTACAATGTAAATGTTTATTATTCTGGATTCATTCCCAACAATAAGGAACAAACACATCTAGACACTGTTTTAGGTTATTGTCCTACAGTATTATCTGCAGAACAACCTCAGCAGAAGCAGCAACCGTTAAATGGGACGGTGACTCACTATGGAAAACTTTACTCAGCCATAGTTAGCAAGCTATGGTGTCCACAGAGCCAAATATTTCTTTTATGAATGAGCCGTTAAACTCTTCAGGCATACCAGACCAGAAGTTGTTACAGAGTATTTTATTGTTCAAATATTTTAggtaataatatttttgcagacAAGActgttaaactaaaaaaaaaaaaaaaatccatccatcacaCATATATTAAACACCtggctttattttaatattaaaactatTATGATTGGGTCATTTAAACccatcccttttcttttttgcgcTCTCACttgtcttcctcttctttaCTCTGTAGTTCCTCGCCCATGTGTCTCATTGTGATTAGCGCAGTCAGGATGCAGCATACGAACAGGGTGAGGAAGGATACGCACGCCCACCACAGCTGCCTCTCTCCAAATAACTCCACCACTGTATCCCTCCGCCGGGCATAGTCCTGGAACAGAGCCTCCAGCTGGCATACAGTGCACAGGGACAGAAGCAGGTGGAAGATTTGGTGACCCTGGCCCATAAAGTCACAGTGGCCTGGAAAGAAGCACTCAGGGATGGGACAAGAGAAGAAGATGGCAGACAAGAGGAAGCAGACAATCTGGAGGGCGTGAAAAGGCAGTGAAGGCTCCTGTGACCACGAGACAGTGAGCAGGCGGTGGGCTATGGGGCTGATATCCAGCACGTAGGCGAGGCTGGTAGGGATCAGCTGGCAGATTTTACGCTGAGGTGGATATGGCCGCCTGTACCTGGACTTGGCAAAACAGCAACCGGCACAGGAGAGCCAACCAAAGAAGGCGGCACCAGGCAGAAACATCAACCCGATGCTTTCTCTCCACGTTGGCTCAGATGCGTAGAAATAATGGCCAAGCGAGCACCCATACTGATACATGGCTACACCCACATAgtccaagaagaagaagaagtagtGTGCGTGTTCAGAGTGAGACTGCAAGAGATGAGCTGCTACACTGAGACACAGATACATGAGAGACGACAccaggaagagaaacagaggtAGAAAGGCTTTGTCCAAGGTGTACCCCAGGGTGCCTACATTGGTCcaccagcagagcagcagcacaggagcaGCCAGCAAGTGGGTCCACACATTCAGGGATTCATTATGTTTCTGAAAGAGGCTGAGGAGGTAACAGCGCCAGTCTTGCCGGACAGGACGGTATCCCGACAAGATGTAGGGTTCCCGGAACAGCCTGGGTACCTGGGAGGCAGTGACAGTGGGGCTGGGTGAAGGTATGGAGAAAGACAGGAGGTCTGAGAGGTGAGGGAGGCGATGTAGGTGCTTGACGCTCAGTGTTATGGTGCTGAGCCGCTGCAAGACCTCAGCTGACATCTTGTGGATGAAGAACCGCTGCACAGAACACCCTGTTGGAGAGATTAGATTAGAGCAGGACTCATTACCTGACAGGAGCACACAGTGTGCTTTGAGGTTAGATTCTGAAGACAGTTTTAGATGCATCAATCTGCAGTGTGAATCAGTGGCACAATGGTGGGGATAACGCTAAGCTTGAGGAAGGCTCCGGGGAGTGAAAATGGAGGAGAAAGTTCCTAAAATCTTACAAAAACCAGCCAGAAACATGCCAAAGAAGTTCTACACACAGATTAacagagactgctttagctgaAATAAAGCAGCTGCAACTCACTGTTTTACCACAGTTGGCCCAGGTTTGGACTTGGTCTTTTAGAACATTACAATTAAGAGCTTGTAGTTGGCAAAACAAATACATGTAACATTAATTACTTAAGCAAGACAGACATTCTTCTCTTCACGCGTCTCGTCCACCGGAAAAGCAGTCATGCAGTCAAACCTGTAGCCATCACCCACCTGTCACGGGAGGAATGTTGTCACAAAGTAAACTCAGCACCTCCAGACACAATAGGCACACCCACCCATCCAAGCAGCTTGTGGATCTCCTCCCAAAGGGTGCATTCCCCCCTCTGTTTGGTGGAAtaacaacatttttctttccccgctgaccatgaacaccagcACACATGCATACCTTCTGGAGGGAATTTCGACTTTAGCTGCTTGTAGGATTTATGTGAGGACTCCATTCAAATTTGTCCAAGGCAACCCGGCAGCACGTGCGTTTTTACgcattcaaaaaaaaacaaaaacggggTGGTGGCTTCCATTCATTGATTTCAacgttacaacaaagaaaatgtATCAGCCGCAAGAATCAATTCTACGCAGAAAAATACTGTTTATATATTTCATCATATGTATGaccattaaaagaaaagaaaaaacggGTAGGAAGCAGAAGATACACACCTGTATCGATAGGACACCTGTTGCGCCTCTGGAGTCGCGCGGAATAAGGCCTGTGCACCTGGGCTTCCTCCCATACGAAGTCCAAGCCTGGGCAGGTAACTATAACATGCTAGCTTAAAGAGACGTTTGTGAGGCTGCAGGGAGGAAAAGGGCACACACCGCGGACCCGAGGACCCGGACAGTGGGCGGGCTCAGCGTGACCTCAAATGCAGTCAGCAGTGCGTTTGAGGGCTGTGACTGTTACAGACCTGATTACACTGTGACCgcaatgtttgcattcaccttTACATTAAAAGGCTGCTTCATTAAGAGAAGTGTataatttattattgttatttttattaggattgtttttgtttacattttttatacttctttaagttttacaCCGCTTTAAGTCTTTGACGATCCGGATGCcggtgttcacattttggaccgggagggcagatggtttgaaagaggagtaaaagaggtcatctatgtccactgtgaacaaccatcactgaacagaggaggtggattatgaCACCAAATACAATGCAGTCTTGAAATCCCTTCCCAGACGCCTCAACCCCCTCTCATACCTTATTTCAGGTGACCTCAGTTGGGTCACATGATAGGGTGGAGCAAAGTCTCACAGTGCTTTCAACTGAAACCCCTGctggtaatgacccacgcccctCCCcgccttttttcccccacaccTTGGCTCATATAATACTACACATGATCAACTCCAACTCCAATGGGGACAACCCActctagggtttaaataccagggactctccaccttttggttttagaactgaagaagcctcttggataagaggAGAAACATCTTCAACAACTTAAAAAAGTCCAGGTGTCCTTTTCAAGCTCTTAAGACTCCTGTATGTatggttgtgtatgtgtgtctccaTCTACTGTTCTGAACTGTCCACTGCACCCACACAGTTGTTCCTGTAGTGTGCACTCTGTCATCAGACACGACGATAATGTGATCATTTCCTGGTAATTTTAGGGTGACCAGGTGTCCCACTTTCATGTGGTCAGCGTGTTCAACCAAAACCTTTCTAGAAGCAAGTCATATTTGCCATTTACTTCCAGTGATTTGGGTAGTTGTTGTGATTCACTGATCTAAATTCACATTAATTTCAGCGGTCATCAGGACATAACGCTTTGCTGTCTATGCTGGTTTATCAGCTGACTGTTACCCTAACAAGACCATAAGACCAGTGATATTTATTCTGATTACTTGGTGAGGGAGGTGAGAAAGTTGTATTCAAGTTAAATGTGTCCTACACAGGATCAGAGCCGAATCTGTTGGCTTTTAAGTTATAatcaagtttttccacacctATGCCCCTGAGCATGGGTGTGGAGCATACAGTGCTATGAAAAACTATTTTCCCCCCTTCCTAATTTCTCATATATTTGCATTTCGTCTCAcaattacatgtttcagatgatCCAAATAATTTAAACCACACTAAGATaaagagtaaatacaaaatgcagtttttagtgATGATATCAGGGACCAAAGCAGCCAAGGACAGACACAGGTGTAATTTTCAAAAtgtggtttatatatatatatatatatatatatatatatatatatatatatatatatatatatatatatatatatatatatatataagaggCTAACTAAACAGAGGGGATGTGAAGCTCGATGCAGAGGTTTCCACACTGGGTCGAGTTTCTGAAGCTCCGAAGTGCGGTTCAAAACACCCAGGTCACGTGACCGTGGCTAAGCGAGGTTTCGGTGCG contains these protein-coding regions:
- the paqr8 gene encoding membrane progestin receptor beta — protein: MSAEVLQRLSTITLSVKHLHRLPHLSDLLSFSIPSPSPTVTASQVPRLFREPYILSGYRPVRQDWRCYLLSLFQKHNESLNVWTHLLAAPVLLLCWWTNVGTLGYTLDKAFLPLFLFLVSSLMYLCLSVAAHLLQSHSEHAHYFFFFLDYVGVAMYQYGCSLGHYFYASEPTWRESIGLMFLPGAAFFGWLSCAGCCFAKSRYRRPYPPQRKICQLIPTSLAYVLDISPIAHRLLTVSWSQEPSLPFHALQIVCFLLSAIFFSCPIPECFFPGHCDFMGQGHQIFHLLLSLCTVCQLEALFQDYARRRDTVVELFGERQLWWACVSFLTLFVCCILTALITMRHMGEELQSKEEEDK